GGTCGATCCCGGAGCGCAGCGAGCTCAGCTGCGACGGCAGGGTCTCCGCCGGCGGACGCAGGCAGGCGATGAAGCGGGCGTCCGGGAATCGCTCGGCCAGGCTGCCGGCGAGCGGGGCGAAGGCGGCATTCTTCGAAAGGAGGCGCTTGTCGGTGCCGTGCACGTAGAGATGACGCTTCAGGCAGCCCTCGTAGAAGTCGAGCAGCCGTTCGCGTTCGCCGGTGGGCATGTCGCGGTCGAAGCTGCCCATGCGCCAGAGGAGCCCGAGCCGGGGGAACGGCAGTACCAGGATGAAGCAGGCGAGGACCGGCGTCAGCGCGAAATAGTCCTCCTCCGGGTCGGCGAGGCGCATCGGGTGGATCGCCTCGAGGTCGCCGAAGGCGTGCGTTTCGAGCCAGGCGATGAGGCGTGCCGCCGGGGCGCCGACGAGCCGGTCGAGCCGTGCCAGTGCGAGCCAGAAGCGCCGCTCGGTGACCGACGGGGCGAACAGGCATTCCCAGGTCGAGAAGGTCGTGAGCTGCGGATCCTCGGCCAAGACCCGGTGCAGATGGGTGGTGCCGCTGCGCGGTACGCCGAGGACGAAGAGGGGGGCGCGTACTTGGACGCGCCGGTAGCCGCGGAACAGGATCTCGTCGAGGGCGAAGCCGAGCCAGTGGATGCCCTGGACCAGGAGGAACAGGGGTAGGAAGCCGATCATCACCAGGGTCCGCCGCCAGGACCAGGCACCGGAGGCAGCGCGGCGCCGCGGTACGAGGCTCGTGGCGAGAAGCGACAGCACGCGGGCGGTCGTTGCGAGAAAGAGTTGCAGCATGAAGCGATCCGGGCCTGATGCAGATGGGGGACGCGCGTCGTCCTCGTGCGAAGAAGTGGTTGTCTCGCGAGCGTCCTACCTCAGCACGCGGTCGATGCTCTCTGCCCCAAGGGAACTTTTGCGAGGTAAGCGCGCCAAGGGTACACCGCCAGCCATCGAGATCGCAAGGTAATGGGCCGTCGCGAGCGGCCCGCTCGTGGCGAGAAGTCGTTGAGTGGCGGCGAATTCTGTGGTTCTTACGGTGTGACAGTACGCCGCCAGGACCCGCTCAGGCGGCAGGCCGGCTGTGGGTGCGGCGCAGCTTGGCCTGTGCTGCGGCCCGAACGGCGGCCTTGGCCACGGCCTCCTTGCCGCCGCGTGTCGTTTGGTAGAGGCCGAGATCGTCGTAATCGGACTCGCTCGCTGGCGTAATGGCTGCGTCCCGATAGTCGAAGCGGTTCGGGTCGCTCGCGATGCGGTCGTTGATCTCGCGCAGCCGGCGCACGACGCGGCGAAAGGTCAGTATGTCCCGGATCTCGCGATAGACATAGCGCGGATAGAAGATCAGCGGGTTCTCCCGGGGCAGACCGGGGCGGCGCTGGGTACGGGCCGGGAGCCGCAAGATCCCGCCCTCGACCGGGTGGATGCCGAGGTTGACCGGGAAATGGTGGTACCAGCCGACGTACATGCGTGTCTTGAGGATGTCGCCGCCGAGCGCGTGGGCGCGCTTGAGGATGGTCGTCATGTGGTCCCAGGAATAGTAGCTGCGCCACATGTTCAGATAACCCTCGTCCCAGTCCTCGTCCGACATCACCGTGTGATGGGTGACGCGGTAGTTGGTGTTGTAGCGATTGAGATCCGGATCCATCCATTCGCCGGAGTTGTAGAGGCGGGCGTGATCGGCCGAACCCGGCAGCGGGGTCAACTGGGTGAAATAGATGTGGTCGACCGGGAGTTCCCGCTTGATGATCTCGACGTCGCGCGCCAGCGACTCCCTCGTGTCGAACGGAAAGCCGACGATGTAGCCGGCCGAGATCGCCACCGGGTACTTCTTCCACTCCAGCAGCATTTCGCGGTAGTCGGTGATGCGGTTCTGCGCCTTGCCGGCCGCCGCGAGGTTGTCCGGGTTGACGTTCTCTAGGCCGACGAAGACGACCTTGACGCCAGCCTCGACGGCCTTCGGGATGAAGTTCGGCACCTGATGACAGCGGGTGTCGACCTGGATCGAGAGTTCCAGCCTGATGCCCATGCGTTGCTGCAGCTCGATCAGTCCGTCGAGGAGATCGGGCCAATTCTTGTTGCGCGCCAGGTTGTCATCGGTGACGAAGAACTGGCGGATGCCTTGTTCGTTGTTCTCGCGGATGATCCTCTCCAGATCCTCCTTGGTGCGGAACCGGCTCTTGCGCCCGTGGACATTGATGATGGTGCAGAAGGAGCACTGGTAGGGGCAGCCGCGGCCGACATCGAAGCTCGAGATCCAGCCGATCGTGCGCCGGATGTCTTCCTCGTCGAGGATCGGGACGGGCGCCCCGGCGATCTCGGGCAGTTTGCCGAGATAGTCGTAGGTCGACTGGAGTTGTCCGGTGTAGGCGTCCTTGACCACCTGGTCGAGGCGGCCCTCCTCGGCCTCGCCGAGGAAGAAGCCGATACCCTGTTCGGCGGCCGCCTCCATATCGGGGGTGAGCTTCTTGAGCGTCGAGACGACCCCGGAGACGTGGAAGCCGCCAATGCAAACCGGCACGCCAGCCGCGACGAAGGGCTGGGCGAGGTCGAGCGAGCGGGGGAACTGGTTGGATTGCACGCCGACCATCGCCACCAGGCCCTTGCCGCCGTCGCGCCGAATCATGCCGATCAGCTTACGCGCCCGGACGATGTGATTGGTCTCGTCGATCGCGGTGAGTCGGATGTCGACGTCCGGCCCCAGGATTTCGCGGTCCCGGCAGTCGCGCCCGAGCCCGTTGAGGGTGGCGAGCGAGTTGGCCGGCATGCACGAGCGCCACCACTGGAGCGGATAGCCTTCCTCGTCGTAGCGCGCCGGCACGATCATGATGAGGTGGAAGACCTCGCGGCCCGAATCGCTTGTCGTCGTCTTGCGCATCATCGTCGTTGTCGAATTCGGCTTTGAGTGATGGGCCGGCGTGGCCGACCCGGTTCAGGCGACGCGCCGGCGCGGTGCGGCAGCCTTGCGCTCGGCGGCCTTGGCGACCGCCTCGCGCCCGCCGCGGGTGTCCTTGAAGAGCGCCAGGTCGTCGAAGTCCTGCTCGCTCGGCGGGGTGATGGCCTCGTCGCGGTAGTCGAAGCGCTCGGGGTCGGCGGCGATGCGCGCGTCGATCTTGCGCATCCGCTGCACGATCCGCCAGAAGGTCAGCATGTTGCGGGCCTCGCGGAAGAAGTACTTCGGGTAGAAGACCAGCGGGTGCTCGCGTGGTCGGCTCGGACGCCGATCGACGCGCGAGCGCAGCTGGACCAGCCCACCCTCGAGCGGATGCAGACCCAGATTGATCGGGAAGTGGTGATACCAGCCGAGGTAGTTGCGGGTCTTGCGGATGTCGCCACGCAGGGCGTGGGCGCGCCTGAGCATCCGCGTCATGTGCTCCCAGGAGTAGTAGCGGCGCCACATCTGCCGGTAAGACTCCTCCCACTCCTCATCGGACATCCGTCCGTGGTGGATGACCCGGAAGTTGGTGTTGTAGCGCGTGAGGTCGGGGTCCATCCATTCGCCGGACTGGTAGAGCTGCGCGTGATCGGCCGAGCCGGGCAGTGGGGTCAGCATCGTGAAGAAGATGTGGTCGATCGCCAGCTCCCGCTTGATGATCTCGACATCGCGCATCAGCGACTCCTTCGTGTCGAAGGGCAGGCCGATGATGTAGCCGGCGCAGATCGTGACCGGGTACTGCTTCCAGGCGAGCAGCATCTCGCGGTAGTCGGTGATGCGGTTCTGCGCCTTGCCGGTCGCGGCGAGGTTGTCCGGGTTGATGTTCTCCAGGCCGATGAAGACGGTGTTGACGCCGGCGGCGGTGGCCTTGGCGATGAAGCCCGGGATCTGGTGGCAGCGCGTGTCGACCTGGACCGAGAGTTCCAACTCGATACCGCGCTCTTCGCGCAGCCGAATCAATGTGTCGAAGAGCTCCGGCCAGTTCTGGTTGCGGGCCAGGTTGTCGTCGGTGACGAAGAACTGGCGAATCCCCTGGGCGTCGTTTTCGAGGATGATCCGCTCGAGGTCTTGTGCGCTGCGGAAGCGGCTCTTGCGCCCGTGCACATTGATGATGGTGCAGAACGAACACTTATAGGGGCAGCCGCGGCCGACATCGAAGCTGGAGATCCAGCCCATGGTCCGCTTGATGTCGGTATCGTCGAGGATCGGGATTGGTGCGCCGGCGATGTTGGGGAGCTTGCCGAGGTAATTGTAGATGGGCTGCAGGCGGCCAGCGTAGGCGTCCTTGAGAACCTGATCGAGCCGGCCCTCCTCGGCTTCTCCCAGGAATAGGCTGATGCCCTGATCCATGGCCGCCTGGATCTCCGGCGGGGTCTCGGACAGCATCGCGAAGCAGCCGGACACGTGGAAGCCGCCGAGACAGACGGGCAGGCCCGCCTCCAGGAAGGGTTGGGCCAGATCGACGGCGCGTGGAAATTGGTTCGATTGGACACCGACCAGCCCGATCAGCGCCTTGCCGCCATCGCGTCGGATCATCTCGATGATCTGCTTGGGCCGAATGATCCGATTGGCCTCGTCGATCGCGGTCAGTCGGATCTCGACCTCGGATCCGAGGATGTGGCGCTCCTGACAGTCGCGTCCCAGGCCGTTGAGTGCGGCCAGCGAGTTCGACGGTAGCACGGAGCGCCACCACACCAATGGATAGCCGTCTTCGTCGTACTTGGTCGGCGTGATCAGGATCAGGTGGAAGATCTCGCGCTCCGGGGGGGCTACTTCTGGGGAGGCGTGCATGATTTATCGCAATAACTGACCACGAAAATCGAGGGAATGCGCGAACGCGCTACCGCGGGAGGGTACACCCGGGTCAGACACGCCGCAAGGCGAGCCGTTGCGGCGGGTCGCGAGAGGTCGACGTTTCGGGGGTGGAAAGAGGCGCCGAGGCCGTCGCTCAGGGACGAGCGAGACAGGGGTCAATCGAACAGTGCGATGCTGGTCAGACCGAGGGCGAGGCCGATCGTGGCGACCATCAGCGGGGCAAGGTGTGCGGTCAAACTTTGCGCCATGGCATGTCTTTCCGGCTGGATAAGGTGAGGATGCAGTGGCCGGCAGGGCGGACGCCTGTAAAGGGGACTCGTTCGAAGTCGGTCATGAACGTCATGTCGGGGATCCTGCTCGGTCGCGGTGGGCACGGGCCAGCTCGACGAAGGCGCGCAGATAGTCGGTATCGGCCTCGCGCTCGCGAATGCCGACGAAGATCTGTTTGGCCATGCCTCGCTCGCCCAGGCGGACCATGCTCAGCTCGAGCTTGCTGGCATGTTCCTCCACCAACCAGCGCGGTAGGGCCGCGACACCGCGGCCGCTGGCGACCATCTGCAGCATGATGTCGGTCGTCTCGATCGGCTTGTGTCGCTTAGGCCGGATGCCGGCCGGCAGGAGGAATCGCGTGTAGATGTCGAGCCGGTCGATGGCAACCGGATAGGTGATCAGGGTTTCTCGTGCGAGCTGCTCCGGGCGGACGAACGGGGACCTGCGCAAGGGATGCCCGGCGCCAACCACCAGCACTTGTTCATAGTCGAGCACCGGCTCGAACCGCAGGCCGGTCTCGTAGAGCGGATCGGGCGTCACCAACAGGTCGATCTCGTGGCCGAAGAGCGCGCCGATGCCGCCGAACTGGAACTCCTGTTTCACGTCCACGTCCACGTCCGGCCAAGCGGCGAGGTAGGGCGACACGACCTTGAGCAGCCACTGGTAGCACGGATGGCACTCGATGCCGATGCGTAACGTACCGCGTTCGCCCTGGGCGAATTGCCGCAGGCGCTCTTCTGCGTGGGCGAGCTGCGGGAGCAGGCGATTGGCCACTGCCAGCAGATAGGCACCCGCCTGCGTGGGGCGCAGGCGGCGACCTTCGCGGGTCCAGATCGCGACGCCAAGTTGCGCCTCGAGCTTGCGCACCGCGTGGCTCAGGGCCGATTGAGTCAGGTGCAGCTGCTCGGCCGCGGCGGTCATCGAACCTTGCTGGTCGACGGCGCGGACGATCGCCAGATGGGCGCGCTCCAGTTGGCTCATGCCTTCACCATCTATGAGTTTCATGCATGTTTCGATGAAATCATACCATTTAGCGTCATGGAAAGAGTCGGTGAAAATAACCTCGTTTTCCACCCGACGAAGGCAATCGATATGGCCATCACGCACAATCTTGGTTTTCCCCGCATCGGCGCCAAGCGTGAACTGAAGTTCGCGCTGGAGTCTTACTGGAAGGGTGAATCCACGCTGGAGGGGCTCAAGGCGGTCGGTGCCGAGCTCCGCGCACGCCACTGGCAGGACCAGGAGGGAATCGACCTGGTGCCGGTCGGCGACTTCGCCTTTTACGACCAGATGCTCGACATGAGCTTCACGCTGGGCAACCTGCCCGAGCGCGTGCGCGGGCTCGAAGGCGATGTACTCGACAACTACTTCCGCGTGGCGCGCGGCCGCTCGGCTGCGGTCGCGGATGCGGATGCCCAATGCGGCGGCGTCGCCGCCGGGGAGATGACCAAGTGGTTCGATACCAACTACCACTACATCGTGCCGGAATTCACGGCCGAGACCGAATTCAGGCTCGACGCCTCGCGCCTGCTGGAGCAGCTGGCCGAGGCCAAGGCACAGGGTATACAGACCAAGTCCGTCCTCGTCGGCCCAGTGACCTATCTGGCGCTCGGCAAGACCAAGGACGGCTCTGACCGGCTCGCGCTGCTCGACCGCCTGCTGCCCGTCTACAGAGAGCTGCTGACTACGCTGGCCGCGCAGGGGGCGGAATGGGTGCAGATCGACGAGCCCATCCTCGTCACCGAGCTGGACGAGCCATGGCGCCATGCCTTCGAGGTCGCGTACCACGAGCTCAAGAGCGCGCCGGTCAAGCTGCTGCTGGCGACCTATTTCGGGACGCTCCAGGACCAGTGCTACCTGGCCGCCAACCTGCCGGTGGCCGGCCTGCACATCGACGCGATCAGGGGGCGCGACGACATCGTGCCGCTGCTGAATCTACTTCCCTCGAATAAGATCCTGTCGCTCGGCGTCATCAACGGCCGCAACATCTGGAAGACTGACCTGAACGCGGTGCTCGACTGGCTGGAGCCGATCCAACAGCAGCTCGGCGAGCGCCTGTGGATCGCACCGTCCTGCTCGCTGCTGCACGTGCCGGTAGACCTGACAAGCGAACGCAAGCTCGATGGCGAGGTCCGGTCCTGGCTCGCCTTCGCCAAGCAGAAGCTGGAGGAGCTGCGCGTACTGGCCAGCGCGCTGAATCAGGGTCGCGAGGCAGTCAGATCCGAGCTGGACGCCAACCGCGCCGCCTGCGAGGCACGGCGCCGCTCCCCGCGCGTCAACAACCCCGAGGTCAAGGCCGCGATCGCCCGGATCGACGCCCGGCTCGGTCAGCGCCAGGGCCCCTATGCCGAGCGCGCCGCCAAGCAGGCCGAGCGGCTGGGGCTGCCCAGGTTCCCCACCACCACCATCGGCTCCTTCCCGCAGACCAGCGGGATCCGCCAGGCGCGCCGCCAGCTCAAGGCGGGCGAGATCGATCAGGCGGCCTACACCGAGATCATGCGCACCGAGATCGCGCGCTGTGTGCGCGAGCAGGAGGCGCTGGGGCTGGATGTCTTCGTGCACGGTGAGCCAGAGCGCAACGATATGGTGGAATACTTCGGCGAGCAGCTCGACGGCTATGCCTTCAGCCAGTTCGGCTGGGTGCAGTCCTACGGCTCGCGCTGCGTCAAGCCGCCGATCCTGTTCGGCGACATCAGCCGCCCGAAGGCGATGACCGTCGACTGGATCACCTACGCCCAGTCGCTGACCGACAAGCCGATGAAGGGCATGCTGACCGGCCCGGTCACCATCCTCAATTGGTCTTTCGTGCGCGACGATCAGTCGCGCGCGGTCTCCTGTCGGCAGCTGGCCCTGGCGATCCGCGAGGAGGTGCTGGACCTGGAGCGGGCTGGCGTTCGGGTGATCCAGATCGACGAGGCGGCCCTGCGCGAGGGCTTGCCGCTGCGCCGCTCGCAATGGGGGGAATACCTCGATTGGGCGGTCGAGTGTTTTCGCATCACGGCCAATGGCGTCGCGGACGAGACCCAGATCCACACCCACATGTGCTACTCGGAATTCAACGATATCATCGCCTCGATCGCCGACATGGACGCCGACGTCATCACCATCGAGACCTCGCGCTCCGACATGGAGCTGCTCGATGCCTTCGACGACTTCAACTACCCGAATGAGATCGGCCCTGGCGTCTACGACATCCACTCGCCCAACATCCCGACCGTGGCGCACATGGTAGAACTCATGCGCAAGGCGGCCGAGCGGATTCCGGCGGAGCGTCTCTGGGTGAATCCGGACTGCGGCCTCAAGACCCGTCACTGGAACGAGGTCATTCCCGCGCTGACCAACATGGTCGTGGCGGCGAAGACCTTGCGCGCGACGCTCTCCTGAGCGGCACGGGCCGGACGCGCCATCGCAGGCGCGTCCGGCCGCCGTAACCGGCGCTACGCCGGCACCACCTTTTCTCGCAGCTGGGGCCGTTCCACATGGCGACCGTCTATCTGAGTCTGGGCACCAACTTGGGTGACCGGGCGCGCAATCTCGAGTGCGCCATCGCCTGCCTCACCGAGGTGCTCGATGCGCTGGTCCTCTCGCCGGTCTACGAAACGGATCCCTGGGGATTCAACGATCAGCCCGATTTCTACAACCTCTGCCTGCGCGGTGAAACGATGCTCGAGGCGCGGGCGTTGCTGTACCTGCTCAAGGGCATCGAGCGTGCGATCGGTCGGGGGAAGGGTACAGTCTGGGGGCCGAGGTTGATCGACATCGACTTGCTCTTCTACGACGATCTCGTGATCGACGAACCGACACTGACGGTGCCCCATCCGCACATTCGCGGTCGCCCGTTCGTCCTGATCCCGCTGCTCGAAGTGGCCGAGGACCTGGAGCATCCGGTGCTCGGACATTCGATCCGCGGCCTCGCCGCCGAAGTGGACGCGGCAAGGGTGCGCCGTTTGGATCTGTATCTGTCCGCGGATAAGGCTTAAGCGCCGTAGGGCACCTGCCCTGCGGTTCGGTGATGCGCCCGGCGACACGTGCAGGGTCGAACGCGCGGCGAGAACCCAGCGAGTGCGGCGTCATTTCCGAATCAGTGCTTATCGTGGAGGCCGCAGGTGAAGGTGTCTGCGCACTCGCGGCGGACGCTGCGGCGTGGTTCATGTGCCGAGCGTCATGAGCCAGCTTGGCAGCTGAAAAGGGCTGTCTCCTCGGGGGGCGCAGACGACCGCGGTTTCCGGGGTGGCCGAAGGGACCGGGGTCCTCGCACGGGAGGGTGCGAGCCCGGCGCAGAGGAGGATTCAGCCGAACAGCGCGATGCTGGTCAGGCCGAGGCCGAGACCGATCGCGGTAGCGACGAGGACGTCGCTTGGATAGTGCAGCCCCAGGACGACGCGCGAGGCGGCGACCAACAGCGTGAAGGGCACCAGCATCACGGCCAGCGAGGGGTAGTAATAGAGGGCGACGGTCGTGAAGGCCACGGCCTGGAGGGTATGCCCGGACGGGAAGCTGTAGCGGTCGAGCGGCGGGACGCCTGGTGTGATGCCGGCGGCAAAGTGGCAGGGCCGCTCGCGGCGGGTGGTGCCCTTGAGCGACTTGTAGAGGACCAGGGCCACGAAGCTGGTCGCGAGCATATGCACGCCGGTGATGAGTCCGTCCCAACCGTCGACGACGGGCAGGATCGCGATCAGGCTGTACCAGAAGACGCCGTCACCTAGCCGGCTGACGATGACGAAGGGGCGGTAGACCCAGCGGCGTTCCAGCGACCGGGTCGCCCAGGCCCGGCAGAGCGGGGCCTCGATCTCATTGAGTTGTTGCAACCACAGTCTCATGACGATTCTCCGATCCGCTGCGACGGCGAATAACATTCTGAAGCTGCTTCTCGACACAGCAGATGACCCGGTCCCAGTCGAGGTCGGCCGCCCTGGCGCGCGCCTCGCGCCCGAGCGCCCGAAGCCGTTCGCGGTCGCTGGCAAGGGCCAACGCAGCGGCGATGAAGGCATCCTGATCACCGGTCGCGACGGTGACGCCGTTGCGCCAGGGCTCGAGGTAGGCGTGGGCGGCCGCGTAGTCGAAGGCGACGACGGCCAGACCGCTGGCCATCGCCTCGGGCACCACGTTACCGAAAGTTTCGGTCAGACTGGGGAAAAGAAACAAGTCCCCGCTCGCATAATGGGCGGCCAGTTCGGCGCCGACCTTCGGGCCGACGAAGCGGTACTCTGGGTGGTCGCGGCGCAGCCGCTCCAGGCCTGGCCCGTCCCCGACCAGCACGAAGCGCGCCGCTGGCTCCTGCGCGGCGATCGCCGCAAAGGCCTCGAGCGCGAGGTCCAGGTTCTTCTCCGCTGCCAAGCGTCCGACGTAGAGGGCGACCAAGTCGTCCTCGCCGCAGTCCCAGCTCGCGCGCAGGGCCGGATCCCGCCTGGCGGGATCGAAGAGTCGGGTATCGACGCCGCGCCCGAAGAGATGCAGGTTGCGGAAGCCCTGCCTCGTGAGCTGGTCGAGGAGTTCGGTGGTCGGCACCAGGGTCGCATCGGAGCGGTTGTGGAAGTGTTTTAGGGTCTGGCCGATCTGATGGGTCAACAGGCCGAGGCCATAGTGCTGACTGTACTGCTCGAACTGGGTGTGGAAGCCCGTGACCGCGGGTATCCCGGCTGCGTGGGCCGTGTTGAGGGCGGCGTGTCCCAGCGGCCCCTGGGTGGCGATATAGGCGACGTCCGGGCGCGCCGAGCGCCACTGGCGACGCAGCCGCCAGTACACGGGCAAGCCGAAGCGCAACCCACGGTAACCGGGTAGCGGCACGCCTGGGACCAGGGTCTCGCTTGCGACGGCGCTGTCCGGTTGGGCGCCTTCGGCCGAGCCTTGTCGGGGCCTGACGAGATGCACGCGGTGACCATGACGGGCGAGGCCGGCGACCAGCTGGCGCATCGTATTGGCGACGCCGTTGATCTCGGGCGGATAGGTCTCGGTCACGACGGCGACCGTCAGGGCTGTCGAATCCTTGCTCGTCGTCATTCGGCTAGCACCACGCTGGGGCTGGCAGAGGCCGGCGTTGCCGGGGAATGCGGGCCGATCGCCTGGGCTCGAGAGGCCTGGCTGGCCGGCAGACCGAGGGCGCTGGCGATGGCCGTGCGTGCCCTTTCGGCGAGCTGGCGGCGGTCGGTAAGCGACGGGTCCATGGGTGGTAGGAATTCGACGCGCACGCTCAACGGTCCGTGGCGCAGCAGCCGGGCGAGGTGGGCGAGCAGGTTGTCGTCGCCGACGAAGGGTGCCACCGGGTCAGGTTCTGGGTCGGCGCCATAGCGCAACGCCACCGGCTGGATGACGACGCCCGGCTGTTGGCCGATCGCGAACAGCCGCGGGTGGAAGCGCAACAATGAGGTGCCGTCGCTCGTGGTCCCCTCGGGGAAGATCGCCACGGAGCGCCCGGCACGCACGCGCTCGCCGATAATCTCGGTGAGTCGCGCGGTCTGGTTGGCGCCGCGCGCGATGAAGAGGGTGCCGCCGATCGCGGCCATCCAGCCGACCAGCGGCCAACCACGGATCTCGGCCTTGGAGAGGAAATCGATCCCGCCCTGCGCACCGAGGACCGGGATGTCGAGCCACGAGACATGATTGACGACCAGCAGCGCGCCCGGGTGCAGCGCCCCGACGACCTCGATGTGGAGGCCGAGGTCGCGGCAGACCCGCGCGTGCCACCAGCGGATCGCGCGCGGTGTCCAGCGGGGTCGCCGCCCGAGCTGCTCCCCGATGGCCATGGCGAGCGCGAGGGCTAACCCCGTGATCAGGGTCGCGATCAGGCGGAACAATCTCCAGATTCGGGTGGCGCGCGGCATCGGTTCTTACAGGTCGCTGGCCCTTGCGAGGAAATGTCTCGAATAAGTGGGGTTGAGCTCGTCGATATTCAGTAGCATGAGGACGTCGGCGACGGCGAAGTCCGGGTCGCGGCACGGCTCGCCGCAGGCCTTGGCCCCGAGCCGCGTATAGGCGCGCAGCAGGGCCGGCAGTGGGGCGTCGAGCACATCGTCGGTGGCCGCGGTCGTCAACAGCGGCACACGTGGGGCGACGCGAATCGCCTCGGGCGCCATCGACTGGCGGCGCAGCCGGTTCATGATGGCCGCGGCCTGGAAGTCACCGTCGCCGAGCGGTACGCTGGCGCAGCCGAAGAGATAATCGAAACCGTGCAGATTGATGTAGCCGGCGAGCCCCGACCAGAGCACGGCAATCGCCGCGCCGGCTCGGTATTCGGGCGAGATGCAGGTGCGCCCGACCTCGAGTAGGCGCCCCGGCAGCTGCGGGATGGCCCCCAGGTCGAACTCGCTCTCCGAGTAGAAGCGTCCGAGCCGGCGGGCGTTTTCGGCGGTCAGGATGCGCGTGCAACCGACGACGCCGCCGGTCTTGGTCTCGCGTACCAGCAGGTGTTGGCAATAGGGATCGAATTCGTCGACGTCCAGGCCCTGGTCGCTGCCCTTGAGCTTGGCGCCCAGTTCTTCGCCGAAGACCCGATAGCGCAGGGCTTGGGCTTCGCGTACCTCCCGTTCCGTGGCCGCAAGCTCGACGAAGAGTCGTTCACCGCGCTTGACGGACGAGGCCGTCGCAGAGCCGGCCATAAGGCCTCCTCGGTGGATTGGCAAGTAAAGTGTCTAGACTATCGACGTTCTGTTGCGGGCCGGTGTTGAAACGATGACCGCGCGGTGACGCCGCAGAGGTCTCCAGGAAAGCGTAGCACCTCGTTCCATCTCGTTGCGCAGGTTCGGCTAGACGAGAGGCGATCGGACGCCCGGCGCACCTCGAGCGCCGCCCAACTGCCGCTTTTAGGTTCTAGCGCGCCCGAAGACGTACGCGACCGCTTCGCGCCTCGCCACCTCTC
This portion of the Thioflavicoccus mobilis 8321 genome encodes:
- the metE gene encoding 5-methyltetrahydropteroyltriglutamate--homocysteine S-methyltransferase, which codes for MAITHNLGFPRIGAKRELKFALESYWKGESTLEGLKAVGAELRARHWQDQEGIDLVPVGDFAFYDQMLDMSFTLGNLPERVRGLEGDVLDNYFRVARGRSAAVADADAQCGGVAAGEMTKWFDTNYHYIVPEFTAETEFRLDASRLLEQLAEAKAQGIQTKSVLVGPVTYLALGKTKDGSDRLALLDRLLPVYRELLTTLAAQGAEWVQIDEPILVTELDEPWRHAFEVAYHELKSAPVKLLLATYFGTLQDQCYLAANLPVAGLHIDAIRGRDDIVPLLNLLPSNKILSLGVINGRNIWKTDLNAVLDWLEPIQQQLGERLWIAPSCSLLHVPVDLTSERKLDGEVRSWLAFAKQKLEELRVLASALNQGREAVRSELDANRAACEARRRSPRVNNPEVKAAIARIDARLGQRQGPYAERAAKQAERLGLPRFPTTTIGSFPQTSGIRQARRQLKAGEIDQAAYTEIMRTEIARCVREQEALGLDVFVHGEPERNDMVEYFGEQLDGYAFSQFGWVQSYGSRCVKPPILFGDISRPKAMTVDWITYAQSLTDKPMKGMLTGPVTILNWSFVRDDQSRAVSCRQLALAIREEVLDLERAGVRVIQIDEAALREGLPLRRSQWGEYLDWAVECFRITANGVADETQIHTHMCYSEFNDIIASIADMDADVITIETSRSDMELLDAFDDFNYPNEIGPGVYDIHSPNIPTVAHMVELMRKAAERIPAERLWVNPDCGLKTRHWNEVIPALTNMVVAAKTLRATLS
- a CDS encoding B12-binding domain-containing radical SAM protein, which gives rise to MHASPEVAPPEREIFHLILITPTKYDEDGYPLVWWRSVLPSNSLAALNGLGRDCQERHILGSEVEIRLTAIDEANRIIRPKQIIEMIRRDGGKALIGLVGVQSNQFPRAVDLAQPFLEAGLPVCLGGFHVSGCFAMLSETPPEIQAAMDQGISLFLGEAEEGRLDQVLKDAYAGRLQPIYNYLGKLPNIAGAPIPILDDTDIKRTMGWISSFDVGRGCPYKCSFCTIINVHGRKSRFRSAQDLERIILENDAQGIRQFFVTDDNLARNQNWPELFDTLIRLREERGIELELSVQVDTRCHQIPGFIAKATAAGVNTVFIGLENINPDNLAATGKAQNRITDYREMLLAWKQYPVTICAGYIIGLPFDTKESLMRDVEIIKRELAIDHIFFTMLTPLPGSADHAQLYQSGEWMDPDLTRYNTNFRVIHHGRMSDEEWEESYRQMWRRYYSWEHMTRMLRRAHALRGDIRKTRNYLGWYHHFPINLGLHPLEGGLVQLRSRVDRRPSRPREHPLVFYPKYFFREARNMLTFWRIVQRMRKIDARIAADPERFDYRDEAITPPSEQDFDDLALFKDTRGGREAVAKAAERKAAAPRRRVA
- a CDS encoding sulfotransferase; this encodes MLQLFLATTARVLSLLATSLVPRRRAASGAWSWRRTLVMIGFLPLFLLVQGIHWLGFALDEILFRGYRRVQVRAPLFVLGVPRSGTTHLHRVLAEDPQLTTFSTWECLFAPSVTERRFWLALARLDRLVGAPAARLIAWLETHAFGDLEAIHPMRLADPEEDYFALTPVLACFILVLPFPRLGLLWRMGSFDRDMPTGERERLLDFYEGCLKRHLYVHGTDKRLLSKNAAFAPLAGSLAERFPDARFIACLRPPAETLPSQLSSLRSGIDLFEVEALVPDFEARLLDQLAFYYENLHAVLTRLPAEQRVWIEMRALGAGLTATVEDAYRRFGLTIGPTFRARLALAQEKANRYRSRHRHADGLTDASADLIAELLATRFEALYERFGLATGQAPESIPPSTRATARRLRPSLQTSGST
- a CDS encoding B12-binding domain-containing radical SAM protein; the encoded protein is MMRKTTTSDSGREVFHLIMIVPARYDEEGYPLQWWRSCMPANSLATLNGLGRDCRDREILGPDVDIRLTAIDETNHIVRARKLIGMIRRDGGKGLVAMVGVQSNQFPRSLDLAQPFVAAGVPVCIGGFHVSGVVSTLKKLTPDMEAAAEQGIGFFLGEAEEGRLDQVVKDAYTGQLQSTYDYLGKLPEIAGAPVPILDEEDIRRTIGWISSFDVGRGCPYQCSFCTIINVHGRKSRFRTKEDLERIIRENNEQGIRQFFVTDDNLARNKNWPDLLDGLIELQQRMGIRLELSIQVDTRCHQVPNFIPKAVEAGVKVVFVGLENVNPDNLAAAGKAQNRITDYREMLLEWKKYPVAISAGYIVGFPFDTRESLARDVEIIKRELPVDHIYFTQLTPLPGSADHARLYNSGEWMDPDLNRYNTNYRVTHHTVMSDEDWDEGYLNMWRSYYSWDHMTTILKRAHALGGDILKTRMYVGWYHHFPVNLGIHPVEGGILRLPARTQRRPGLPRENPLIFYPRYVYREIRDILTFRRVVRRLREINDRIASDPNRFDYRDAAITPASESDYDDLGLYQTTRGGKEAVAKAAVRAAAQAKLRRTHSRPAA
- a CDS encoding LysR family transcriptional regulator, with the translated sequence MSQLERAHLAIVRAVDQQGSMTAAAEQLHLTQSALSHAVRKLEAQLGVAIWTREGRRLRPTQAGAYLLAVANRLLPQLAHAEERLRQFAQGERGTLRIGIECHPCYQWLLKVVSPYLAAWPDVDVDVKQEFQFGGIGALFGHEIDLLVTPDPLYETGLRFEPVLDYEQVLVVGAGHPLRRSPFVRPEQLARETLITYPVAIDRLDIYTRFLLPAGIRPKRHKPIETTDIMLQMVASGRGVAALPRWLVEEHASKLELSMVRLGERGMAKQIFVGIREREADTDYLRAFVELARAHRDRAGSPT